A genome region from Brassica oleracea var. oleracea cultivar TO1000 chromosome C2, BOL, whole genome shotgun sequence includes the following:
- the LOC106325803 gene encoding CBL-interacting serine/threonine-protein kinase 2-like, whose product MENKPSILTDKYDVGRLLGQGHFAKVYYGRSIHTNESVAIKMIDKEKIKKPGHSEQIKREISVMSLAKHPNIVELLEVMATKTKIYLILEYCKGGELFDKITKGKVSEKVAWKYFHQLVNAVDFCHSRGVYHRDIKPENLLLDEDDNLKVSDFGLSALAESKGEDGLLRTACGTCAYVCPEIVNREAYDGAKADVWACGVVLFVLLAGYLPFYDSNLMDMYVKIGKGQFKCPRGFPVEAKRLLCKMLDPNHETRITMSRIKESSWFRKGLKHKKQQVREVNPMEAGGSGQSESHEPPPPNLTSLNAFDIISLSSGFDLGGLFGDVHKKQESKFTSRKPASEIISKLEEVAKGMKMKIRKQEAGLFKLGGGKEGRKGRLLIDAEIFQVAETFHLVEVKKCSGDTVEYQKLVEEDLRPALADIVWVWQGEKEEDELVLHG is encoded by the coding sequence ATGGAGAACAAACCGAGTATATTAACCGATAAATACGACGTTGGAAGATTACTAGGTCAAGGTCACTTTGCCAAGGTATATTACGGAAGAAGCATCCACACCAACGAGAGCGTAGCTATCAAGATGATAGACAAGGAAAAAATCAAGAAACCTGGACACAGCGAGCAGATCAAGAGAGAGATCTCCGTGATGAGCCTCGCCAAACACCCAAACATCGTCGAACTACTCGAAGTCATGGCGACAAAAACAAAGATCTACCTCATCCTAGAGTACTGCAAAGGCGGGGAGCTTTTCGACAAGATCACAAAGGGGAAAGTTAGCGAGAAAGTCGCTTGGAAGTACTTTCACCAGCTCGTCAACGCGGTTGACTTTTGTCATAGCCGGGGAGTGTACCACCGCGACATTAAGCCGGAGAATCTCTTGCTTGACGAGGACGATAACCTCAAGGTTTCTGACTTTGGTTTAAGCGCGCTTGCTGAGTCTAAAGGGGAAGATGGCTTGCTTCGCACGGCGTGTGGTACATGTGCTTATGTTTGTCCTGAGATTGTTAACCGTGAGGCGTATGATGGTGCTAAAGCTGATGTTTGGGCTTGTGGGGTTGTCTTGTTTGTTCTTTTGGCTGGTTATCTCCCTTTTTACGACTCTAATCTGATGGATATGTACGTGAAGATTGGTAAAGGACAGTTTAAGTGCCCTAGAGGGTTTCCCGTTGAAGCTAAGAGGCTGTTGTGTAAGATGCTGGATCCTAACCATGAGACGAGGATCACCATGTCAAGAATCAAGGAGAGTTCTTGGTTCAGGAAAGGTTTAAAGCACAAGAAGCAACAAGTTAGAGAGGTTAATCCCATGGAGGCTGGTGGTTCAGGTCAAAGTGAAAGCCATGAGCCTCCTCCTCCCAACCTAACAAGCTTGAACGCTTTTGATATTATATCATTGTCATCAGGGTTTGACCTAGGAGGACTATTCGGAGACGTGCACAAGAAGCAAGAGTCTAAGTTCACGTCTAGAAAGCCTGCTTCGGAGATTATTTCTAAGCTGGAGGAGGTGGCTAAGGGGATGAAGATGAAGATAAGGAAGCAAGAGGCAGGGCTGTTTAAACTTGGAGGAGGGAAGGAGGGAAGGAAAGGGAGGTTGTTGATTGATGCGGAGATATTTCAAGTGGCGGAGACGTTTCACTTGGTTGAAGTAAAGAAATGTAGTGGGGATACTGTGGAGTATCAGAAGCTGGTGGAGGAGGATCTTAGGCCTGCTCTGGCGGATATTGTTTGGGTTTGGCAAGGGGAGAAGGAGGAGGATGAGCTGGTGTTGCATGGCTAA
- the LOC106324743 gene encoding 40S ribosomal protein S4-1, which translates to MARGLKKHLKRLNAPKHWDLDKLGGAFAPKPSSGPHKSRECLPLVLIIRNKLKYALTYREVISILMQRHIQVDGKVRTDKTYPAGFMDVVSIPKTNENFRLLYDTKGRFRLHSLRDEEAKFKLCKVRTIQFGQKGIPYLNTYDGRTIRYPDPLIKPNDTIKLDLEENKIVEFIKFDVGNVVMVTGGRNRGRVGVIKNREKHKGSFETIHIQDSTGHEFATRLGNVFTLGKGTKPWVSLPKGKGIKLTIIEEARKRLSAQQAA; encoded by the exons ATG GCAAGGGGATTGAAGAAGCATTTGAAGAGGCTCAATGCTCCCAAGCATTGGGATCTTGACAAACTTGGTGGTGCCTTC GCTCCCAAGCCCTCTTCTGGACCTCACAAGTCTAGAGAGTGCCTTCCTCTCGTCCTGATCATCAGGAACAAGTTGAAGTACGCTTTGACATACCGTGAGGTCATCTCCATCCTTATGCAAAGGCATATCCAAGTCGATGGAAAAGTCAGGACTGACAAGACTTACCCTGCTGGCTTCATGG ATGTTGTTTCCATCCCCAAGACGAATGAGAACTTCCGTCTTCTGTATGACACCAAAGGACGTTTCCGTCTCCACTCCCTCAGAGATGAGGAAGCAAAG TTCAAGCTATGCAAGGTTAGGACCATCCAGTTTGGACAAAAGGGAATCCCTTACCTCAACACATACGACGGTCGCACCATCCGTTACCCCGACCCGCTCATCAAACCCAACGACACCATCAAGCTAGACCTCGAGGAGAACAAGATTGTGGAGTTCATCAAGTTTGACGTTGGTAACGTTGTGATGGTGACTGGTGGCAGGAACAGAGGGCGTGTTGGTGTGATTAAGAACCGTGAGAAGCATAAGGGAAGCTTTGAGACGATTCACATTCAAGACTCTACGGGGCATGAGTTTGCCACGAGGTTGGGCAATGTGTTCACTCTGGGGAAAGGAACAAAGCCGTGGGTGTCTCTTCCAAAGGGTAAAGGTATTAAGCTGACTATTATTGAGGAAGCTAGGAAGAGGCTTTCTGCTCAACAAGCTGCTTAA
- the LOC106324989 gene encoding probable WRKY transcription factor 26, with product MASFNQQRSVPKFKSATPSPLPLSSYFPMPPGLTQADLLDSPLLFTSSNVLPSPTTGTFPLESLNWKNNGLLTNRNEIKAEDGKEEHLDFAFTTNKTSPPPFLSHFQTGDQPSTQVDVPKFESSGNKTSEDGYNWRKYGQKQVKGSENPRSYFRCTYPNCVTKKKVETSLVKGHVTEIVYKGSHNHPKPQFSKRSASTAATNDVSSHQSGGEDNVDAKRGERQEAVKEPRVVVQTTSEIDILDDGYRWRKYGQKVVKGNPNPRSYYKCTFTGCCVRKQVERAFHDAKSVITTYEGKHNHQIPNPKKTSHLNMISDCVSF from the exons ATGGCCTCTTTCAACCAGCAAAGATCTGTTCCTAAGTTCAAGTCAGCAACACCGTCTCCACTTCCTCTCTCTTCCTACTTCCCTATGCCTCCTGGTCTTACTCAAGCCGACCTTCTTGACTCTCCTCTTCTCTTCACTTCCTCTAAC GTTTTGCCATCTCCAACGACAGGCACGTTTCCTTTGGAATCTCTGAACTGGAAGAACAACGGTTTGCTTACCAACCGGAATGAAATCAAAGCTGAAGATGGGAAGGAGGAGCACCTTGATTTTGCCTTCACTACCAACAAGACATCTCCTCCTCCCTTCCTATCTCATTTTCAGACAGGAGATCAGCCTTCAACCCAAGTGGATGTACCCAAATTTGAGTCATCAGGTAACAAAACCTCTGAAGATGGATACAACTGGCGAAAATACGGACAGAAGCAAGTCAAAGGAAGCGAAAACCCTAGGAGTTACTTCAGATGCACGTATCCAAACTGCGTCACAAAGAAGAAAGTAGAGACTTCTCTTGTGAAGGGTCATGTCACTGAGATTGTCTATAAAGGAAGCCACAATCATCCCAAACCTCAGTTCAGTAAGAGGTCAGCTTCCACTGCAGCAACAAATGACGTCAGTTCTCATCAGAGTGGTGGTGAAGATAACGTAGATGCCAAAAGAGG GGAAAGACAAGAGGCTGTGAAGGAGCCAAGAGTGGTGGTTCAGACAACAAGTGAAATAGACATTCTTGACGATGGTTATAGATGGAGAAAGTATGGTCAGAAAGTCGTTAAAGGCAATCCAAATCCAAG GAGCTATTACAAGTGCACATTCACAGGATGTTGCGTAAGGAAGCAAGTGGAGAGAGCATTCCATGACGCAAAGTCAGTGATCACCACTTACGAAGGAAAGCATAACCACCAAATCCCAAACCCAAAGAAGACGTCACACCTCAACATGATCTCAGACTGTGTCAGCTTTTAG
- the LOC106325552 gene encoding gibberellin 20 oxidase 3-like, producing the protein MAMECITALPQRFSENKTKEDPSIFDANLLNQQSNHIPQQFVWPDHEKPSSDVQPLQVPLVDLAGFLSGDPFLVSEATRLVSEASKKHGFFLVTNHGVDETLLSRAHLFMDSFFKAPACEKQKARRKWGESSGYASSFVGRYSSKLPWKETLSFKFSPEEKCHSQNIKDFVSEKMGDGYDDFGKVYQEYAEAMNILSLKIMELLGMCLGIERRHFRDFFEDNESILRLNYYPQCKQPELALGTGPHCDPTSLTILHQDQVDGLEVFVDNKWQSIPPNPQSVVVNIGDTFMALTNGIYKSCLHRAVVNSEKDRKTLAFFLCPKKDKVVKPPEELVRVMSGEREYPDFTWSMFLEFTQKHYRSDMNTLEEFSNWLKNRRSF; encoded by the exons ATGGCAATGGAATGCATCACAGCTCTCCCTCAAAGATTCAGTGAAAACAAAACCAAAGAGGATCCTTCAATCTTCGATGCAAATCTCCTGAACCAGCAGTCAAACCACATACCTCAACAGTTCGTATGGCCCGACCACGAGAAACCTTCCTCGGATGTTCAACCTCTCCAAGTCCCTCTCGTAGACCTTGCCGGTTTCCTCTCTGGTGACCCGTTCTTAGTCTCGGAGGCTACTAGACTCGTCTCTGAGGCTTCAAAGAAACATGGCTTCTTCCTAGTCACTAACCATGGAGTTGATGAGACGCTCTTGTCTCGTGCCCATCTCTTTATGGACTCTTTCTTTAAGGCTCCCGCTTGTGAGAAACAGAAGGCTAGGAGGAAGTGGGGCGAGAGCTCCGGTTACGCTAGTAGCTTCGTTGGGAGATACTCCTCTAAGCTCCCGTGGAAGGAAACGCTGTCGTTTAAGTTCTCGCCCGAGGAGAAGTGCCATTCCCAAAACATCAAAGACTTTGTTTCTGAAAAAATGGGAGATGGATATGACGATTTCGG AAAGGTTTATCAAGAATATGCTGAGGCCATGAACATTCTCTCACTAAAGATCATGGAGCTGCTTGGAATGTGTCTTGGGATCGAGAGGAGACATTTTAGAGACTTTTTTGAAGACAATGAGTCAATATTAAGGTTGAATTACTATCCGCAGTGCAAGCAACCGGAGCTTGCATTAGGGACAGGACCTCACTGCGACCCAACATCTCTAACCATACTTCATCAAGACCAAGTCGATGGTCTTGAAGTTTTCGTGGACAACAAATGGCAATCCATTCCTCCTAACCCTCAATCAGTCGTTGTCAACATAGGCGACACTTTCATG GCGTTAACAAATGGTATATACAAGAGTTGTTTGCATCGGGCGGTGGTGAACAGCGAGAAGGATAGGAAAACATTGGCATTCTTCCTATGTCCGAAAAAAGACAAAGTAGTGAAGCCACCAGAAGAACTAGTAAGAGTGATGTCTGGTGAAAGAGAGTATCCTGATTTTACATGGTCTATGTTTCTTGAGTTCACACAGAAGCATTATAGATCAGACATGAACACTCTTGAAGAGTTCTCAAATTGGCTTAAGAACAGAAGAAGTTTCTAA